ATTACATgcctaattcaaatttcaaagcctACCTTGTGCTCTTGAAACCGAGTGTTGGTTCCAACCTATTTGATTTTCtaaacaatcccaaccgttaccatttttttagttttgagaagatagaaatggtgtgcagtataacttatatacattatctctattttcactgataagcaccagcatcgCAATTTTGATttcactgataagcaccagcattgCAATTTGGATATTgtgactaatcactatgcaatattattaatattccagtgacagtttatactcttctcatataatacataccactgtattaaacaacaaagactacatacaaagatataaaactacctacactacgtaagttcatttacattctctacaagtttttgccttacaagattatggatatttaatccaatgttttaaaaaacttatctcTCAAAATTGAtatcattacatcaattctaatctttttcatgtctccttgtttgaagtccatcttcatatcgtataggagacatcgaatgtattgcatcacaaagaagccacagtcaatGTTGTAAATAACAACACCATTTTAATGGtcaatattttttatcaatatcTTCTATTCACACTCTGTGCTCGAATTACCTggcttgttgttgtggacattctattGTGCAAGAGACCCATTTATCGAACGGATAATGCCTTTCAAATTTTGGATTAATAGCAACAACGCGCTCACGACTATAGAGTTTAAAATCTGATACCTAtaagattgaagaggaaatttaCATTTTCCATCAACTATCATTTATATTAGAATACAAACATACACATGAATATTGGATGCTCATCGCTGCTTCAAatttatatttgtatttacttccacttgctagagaattgtactgattgaacgtcattgatttggtgtccaccatcagcaagtggaagtgtgcattatcactgcacaaaggtataaaaatatacttaacctcttcatctcctctatctgtctttatcaggtgttggaaggcaaacttgacgatttcattaatgactacaaatatgcaaagtcatacatacataactaaataataaaatgaatTCTAATTTGTACTATTCTCAAATAAATTACTTACTGTGAATAATGTTGAGCAATATATAGACTTGTTGTATGCCCTTCCAGACGAGAATGTCcccctaaatagaattttacaatacgtgtcgattacGTCCCCTCTTGTCAACAactctccattcacaccagataacaGAGAATACACATCtaaacaaaagggtggttcctcccaaactaaatcatttgtaaacctacaaagtaaacaaatcaatgattatttttacaaatttaaataTGAGAACCATAGATCAACTATGTAATTAGAGAAGCATATAATTGTCTTGACTGATCAACTATGTATTTCACATACTTTAGTTTCTCCAAtgcttttaacaagtacgccacctcttcgtcttgttttttttttcttggaagtcttaaattgcttcttcacatactatgcgCATAAACATAAAAGACATTTAGATAATCTattaaatcaaacaaattataaTGAAATTTGCAGATATCGTCTTACAACAAtggcttgtttcctcattttgtcatattttcCAAACATATCTGCATCCTTCTCTGTCTCTTCATCAAATTTGTCTTCCATCAATTCTACAatatctctttcttcttccatttcatccacaataatttttcctttccccttcccCACAACATCAGGTTCTTTTTCAACTTTTTTTTCCATCTCCTGGACTTGAAACTTTctccgcaggctcacttatatgtatatttctacGTTGCCTCTTAAgtaaagttttgagccacaatggactatcaattggagtatccctatAATCACagcgacttctgtcacgtcctctcctacttcttgttgtaacacctacaAGTTCAAATTGAGGATCGTaggctcgctatattgagatttcatgcctttattttcaactattttaagtaattttttcaccctctccttcaattgcatgttctccattgttagctctttaaTTCTATTTGCTTGAATAGTGCAATTACAACATTCATTAATTTGGCTTCCTCCTTCAGCGACTTCAATTTGTGATGTctccattgcatgtggactgtCATCAAAGCCAACAAGATTTTTAAACAATGAATTTTCATATTGggtagggattaggtcaatcaaaACCTGTAACAATATTAAAACACATATTAAAACAAGAATTTTTAACCcaactatagtcaaagtattcaaaatttacctcttcagaggAGACTTGATCAAACAAttccctcaccttactaatatgtgaaggaatattcctccacttatttattcttgctccttttattttgtatggtttttggattggaacatgctctaAAAACCATGCCTGTTCACCATCTTAAGGGTTACTTATTCATAAATGTCcgcaaaatattaataaatttcacataaattataaacttactgtcaaaagaccagcaaatccttttaggtaagggaggttggtgttagatTGTTTTGTcccagttgatgaaaatatgtcttcaatcttaggtaattgtggagccataaattcagGATGGCTTCAACCTAGTTGAATCtagcaagattctcaaaatcatctactatatctataagacataaagggaccttatatgtactagaagaaaataagacacaaacaaaatatagaatttgcaaaataataaaacatcatcttctctttcaaaacgattgccataaaatttaagcaactcctcaattcttgatctagtagcttcttttttgtttgagaagtatgttagaaagaggtcaccggatgctttagttgaattcatcggaattgaagctcctcggtctgcaataccaagcagcAATGAAACATCTCTTTTTGTGAAGCCaaccggaacacctgaccaagttaaatgattattagacttctaccaacaaatacaaaagtatcaggcccaacgtgggcctgatacgctgCCATATGAACCATACGTTAGGCCTGCTATTGTAtcgtatcagacccacgttgggtctgatatggcatcgtatcaggcccacattgggcctgatatgacatcgtatcaaactcacgttgggcctgatatgacatCACATCAGGCCCACTATGGCCCTGATGTgatatcgtatcaggcccacgtttagccaaagatttaattttaccatacaactactttgtgATTAAAATACGAAATTATatattgtacctgagaatctaaaggtttgactacttgaatcctaattttcaaatatatcgaccaaaatcccacggatgtgctgcatatcttgtatgtccaaaaaaatactaAAGGATGATTGTTTGATCAGCgctatgtgtcggtcatgtaaaataacagacccttgatgcgttcctttcttcgtggatgcttcaaaaaaacttttaaagtgacttaggacactgttccaatgcagtttctgtccaacGTCAACTGAACCCTAcactttataaaaattaaaatattttaatcataCTAGTTAAGGTTCTCAAAATCccagagtttgtaaaatgatacCTTTATAGCTAATTGATGTTGAGAGGATGACGATACACCCGATCGACTTCTTTGGGCCATTATGAGACGAGATGATTGACGTAAACCCTAGAACCCTTCACTGGCGCCTCGCGATCAGTCCTGGTTTTTGGCACCGAAATGCTTGATGTCACTTGAGAAACACTCGAGGtcactaaactagggtttcacaagagGGAAGATTTCTTCACAGAATTGGATCTGCACTCGCATGATATGAAGAAGGGAGTTAGACAAATGatggaagttttttttttaaaatcaaagttattcAAAAAGTGGTTCGGATGCCTCGGTACTTGACTACTGAACAGAGGAGATTGGCAGGAGGGTTATATTGGGTATTGCACATGACTTACCTGCGTGTTTTGGTATATACAAAACGGTGAtgtgccttttggtaaatacattataccacgtacgccttttggtaaattgccgatcTTATTGTGCAATGGGTAGTGCATAGAATCAGATGAATTCAAAATTCCACTTTTCATCTTTTTAATGATTCAATTGATTGAGTTTACTTTGCAATCTGTCATTAGTTTGCTAGTTTTTACATTCTGACTATCTTTGTTTTACTTCATGGCCAAATGATAAGTTATCTACTCAATTCAATTGAAACAACAGAGAGATATTCACTATGTAATCTTAATTCTCATTAATAGATCTGCACGGTTTATCCCATCGAAGCAATATTCTGTGGTGCCTTGGAGAATCTTGAATTTCTCCTTCGTAGTTTGCTCACcagatttgttttactttcagGAGAAGATAATGAGAGTTCCATATGGGGTCAACAAAGAATATTTTAGATATTCGCTGTTTCTCGTCTTCTGCAATCGTATTATGACATCTGCAGTATCTGCAGGAGTTTTGTTGGTGAGTTTTAGAGGTCTCTAGTTCATATGTATGTGCCCTTAGTTATTTACAATTCCGTGCATGTTGTTCAATAGGCAAGTAAAAAGTCACTGGATCCTGTGGCACCCATGTACAAATACTGTGCTATATCAATATCTAACATACTAACCACAACGTGCCAATATGAGGTAAATGACATTTATTCAGtgactatgattttttttttttttttttttttttacttaataagAAACCCTTTTGGCAACCTCTCTCTGTCTTTAGTAAAATTGCTCTTGGTTGTTTCAGGCACTGAAATATGTTAGTTTTCCAGTTCAGACCCTTGCAAAATGCGCAAAAATGATACCTGTCATGGTAAATCTCCATCAAGATGtgatttaattatgtttttattCTGCTTCATCTTAAAGCATACCTTGCTTCCTGCCCAGGGTTTGACCTAGTTtgagtattttttaaaaccattcACCTTTTCCTTCTGTTTCATTCTTTGTTGGCTTTTGGATTGTTTCAGCTGTCAGCACAAAAGTGATGTGTGTTGACCAATCTAGAGGATTTAGGATATTTAACATaaatttgtattttgttttcattGACATGAAAACATTGTTCCATTTATCTTGGTTAGTTCACCAGTAATTGCACAATGTTTCTTATTTTTCCAATTTGATTGCTTAAAGTATTTGTCAATGCTGTTTAAATATTTGGGTTGATATTCTGAGATTCATTTACTTAGTTTGAGCAGGGATCTTTATCTTTTTCTCCTTTTGATGGAAAGTTTCTTATTATGTCCATGGAACAGTCCTGATGGCAAATGTTTCTATAAATTTAACTTGGAAATGATGGCCTCTTTACACACAGATATGGAAGGTTTTATTTGATGGGTCATCCATTAGAAGGAAATATTTGTTAATTGACACTTTTTTGACTTAATGATGTTCTATCATATGCCATTGTCCTTATATAGTCTCTGCATTAATCTTCTATGGTTCATGTACTGAACAAAGGAATTTCCTTGGATAAGCCCTAAGGAATTTATCACATAGTTATGAAATATGAAAAAAGTTAATCAAGGAGAAGTGCTTGCAGACATTGGAATAGTCTTAATTCTCTACTCTCTTACTGCCTTTTGTGATCAAATGAAGCTTAAATTGCCCCAATTTGTTGAGTTCAAGTACTTGACAGTGTCCAGATATCCTGACTAGTGTCATAATGCTTTGTAATCATGATTGAGTTCCATATCTGCCCTTAAATTTTAATTCAGTAATATTTTAAGGTAAGTGTTATCACACAATGCTATATTATCTTAGGCAGTTCTTTTTTTGTCTTTAAACCTATGGTCCTTTATTTCTTGTCCATCAGGTTTGGGGGACACTAATAATGCAGAAGAAATATAATGGGAATGATTATCTATTTGCACTGTTTGTGACAATTGGATGTGCTGTGTTTATTCTGTATCCAGTAAGCATAAATCTGGCATTTTCAAGCTTTTCTTGGCTTTGATGGATAGATGTGGTCATCTCTTTGATAGTTATTTCTTAGATGTCTTCTCTTGCTGTTAATTTTTATCTACATATTTGTTAAATAGCTTCCAAAATTCTTTGTAGTTGATCAGACAGATATGCCAAAGCAAAGTCAAGTAGTGGTAATTATTTTGAGATACTATAGCATCTTGTTTGCATAACCAATAACCAGTTCAGAAATTTCTTATGGTGTTCCATGATTATTGGAAATTTTATCCTATGCTATTGCTTTATCTTTTCTGTTTTGTATGTTGTAGCAAGCATCATTAGTTTTATAGTGGTTCACCTAAGGCCAACTTGAGCATGCGCAGCATGTTGAGCTCCTCTCACTTGATTATGACTTATCAGTGGTTCAGTGGACTGAAGCAGACTTATCTTCTCCTAAAATATATTTAAGCCAAAAAATGTCTGCATGAATTCAACCAACTCATTTTTTTTCCCTGTCTGGAGTACTTTTCATATTCTTTTGCTTTGGGATTATATCATATGCAGTGTTAAAAAGTCCTCTAATTCTGTGCTAGCTTGCTACCTATGCAATCCTGTCATGTATATTTCCATCTTGTTCTTATGAATATGCTAATGTGTATCTTGGAATGCCACTGCATAAATAGTTCAGATTTGTGTTTAAATATGTGACCAATATCATTTTCATTTGTAGATGCAAGGCGCAGATGCCTGGAGTTGATGCATGTTAAATAAGGAAATAGGCTCTTTGTAAACAATCATATTTTTACTGGAGAGATTTGCTCTTGTTTGATGATTATGACCTCCAAATAACTGTGACGTTGCTTCTCCATTGTAGGCATCAGCTGATATTACCCCATATAATACAGGAAGAGAAAGCACCATATGGGGAATCAGTCTAATGCTTGGTTATCTTGGGTACATCCCTACTAATTGCTAGTTTTATCATATTGGAACTTATAATACAATGAGTTTGATTTGTTTGTGTTCTGGTTGTAAATTTGGGGGGAAATTTGCATTATTTATTGCATGATATAATACCATTACATGGTATCTATATGACTCAGTCATAGATCCTACTGTGAAACAACTTATGTGTCACTGTAAGCCCATATGATTTGTGATACCTAATACTCTTTAACATTGGTTTTGATATGTGAAGAATCAGCAAAACTGAATGGATATTTTTAATCTCTGAAAACTTTTAACAATTCATTGGTACCTCCTTGCAACACTGTTTGTAGGGTTCATATATCTCCTGATCATGGTGCATTGtgtatttgtttgtttaatttaaataCTCTGATTAAGTTATTTATTGTGAGGAAATTACTATAAATAAAATTAGTGATGTTTGCCTATTCTCCCTCCAGTTCTCTTTAGTGATCTTTGTTTGAGTGCATCATGTTTCGTTTTCCTTTCCTTGTTGTTAGGAAGTCTATGCTTGGAGTGCTCAAAGATACCTACCTTTTGATAGACTAGTTTCTGATAATCCTAGAGATTCAGGACAGTTTGCTTTTATCTGAAAATTAGTTACTTGTCCAAGCTCTTAAAACTCTTAGCTGCATTTCCTCCCTTTCTACATGTTCTCTTCATTTAACTCTCTTTAAGTATTTGATAAGTTGGATACTTGTATTATAGTATGACGGGTATCTCATTTGGAATTTAATAAACTATTATACGCGTTCACTTAAGATCAATTTGTGGGATTGTCTCCGACTGATGGTTTTTTTAATCTAACAAATGTACTATATTATGAAATACTATATTGATAAATACTTGTAGTTCATACAGATACATGGCCGGTTTGTTTGGCAGTATTTTGTGATTATAGGTAGTATTGTCATATTGAAATTTCTCAATATTTATTTGTGCTTTCTAGGTTTGATGGCTTCACTAGTACATTTCAAGACAAACTTTTTAGAGGCTATGACATGGAAATACATAATCAGATATTCTATACCACAGTTTGTTCATGTCTCCTCAGTTTAAGtggtaagattttatttttgcaaTTGATTGGATCTTGATTTGAattgcttaatttgtaatcaaAACACAGCTGAACTGTCTTATCCTACTcgactataatttttttttaatatgaaagctgtaatttatttatcatttttgttCATGCAAATCATTCTTGTGTTCTTCAATAAGTGCAACCTTTGGAGAATGAGTAtcctatttgattttttttatgataagatCCTTCTCAGAAGCAAAAGCAGAGTTTTAGAATCTCAATTTCTAAATTGTATTAATATCATAGAAACATCTAAAGCATGTGATTTGTATATAGCTCTGGAACTTCTTTTCCATTTTATTATTAAATGGATTCAATTTCAATCTTGTTGCTGTGGGACTCAACACACATGGTAAGTTTAGCATTTGGTTAGCCGAATAATACTTTCCTAAAAGGCTGAAACTAGCATTCCCATCTTTTTTTCTTACTTCCATTTATATTTGTAGCTTGTCCTGGATAGGACTCATTATAGTTAGCTAATCACTTATTCCAAAAGTTTAAGCTTAGATAAACAAATCTATATTTACGCTATCTATACAGGACTTATTTTGGGTTAAGTATAATGCCTCAGCCACCATGGTGAACTAGATCAAATTTCTAGGCTTATTAATGGCATATCTGAAGTACTGAGCTGAAAGGGGCCTTCCGTGAGCTTCGTTTACAGCCTAGAGTAACCTTGTCTTAGAATCTAGAGTAACTTCCTTTGGGATCACCTCCAACTGACTCGATTTCGTTTCTGGCTGTTTATGTGACCTCTGTGCCTTTTGTATGAACTGATTGCTATATGTTAATCTGTCTATATGGCTATTAGGTGTAATCTGTAACATCATGTAGCTAGCATCACCTGGCCTGCTGTTGAACATTCTCCTTGATGTTAATAAACACAAGATAATGCTTTTGTCTTTCTCATCTGGTTCTGCTTTTTTTTATAGGACTCATTCTACAGGGTCATCTGCTTTCGGCAGTAGATTTCATGTTCCAGCATCAAGATTGCTTCTATGACGTAGCACTTCTTTCCACAGTAAGCATATTTTACCCAAGTTCTTTTACCTCGCTTGCATTACTGCTCTCATGGCAGAGCTGTAGATGTTCGCATAAGTTAGCTCATAGACTTGCATCTTTATAGATACTCCTTTGTGCATTCCAAATGTTCTCAGGTTGCGACGGTTAGTCAGTTCTTTATTTCGTACACAATCCGTAATTTCGGGGCTCTTACATTTGCCACCATTATGACTACCAGACAGGTGAGTTTGTTCATGAGTTTCTCTGTGATCTCGTGCTACTTCTGCACTAATCAAATGCCTGAGCTTCTCTGTAGTTGGTCAGCATATTGCTTTCTTGCATATGGTTCGCGCATCCACTTAGTTGGGAGCAAATGATTGGAGCTGTAAACACTTTTTTTTCATGATCTCACTGATTTTGATCTCTTCTGTTAGTAGTTTGACAACACATGCATTCGTTCAGGGAATTGTTTTTGGCTCAATCTACACCAAGAGCTTCATGAGGAGCCAGACACAGAAGCCACAGCCTACAAATTCATCGACTAACAATGTCTGATAAACAGTTTCAGACACTAATGAAAGAAAGGCAAAGGCCTTTGGTTTGTTGGGATGAAGAAGGCAAGCTTTTAGGTTTTTGCTTGATTCATGTCCTTTGATAATtagtggacggtgttttaatctAACTAGTTAATGTAATTCCCGCACAAAGCGtggataatatttttatttaataatatagaATAATTAATACAAAAAATAGAGCTAAATTAAAATGACATATTGTTTAGATAATTATTTTATAGAAGTCTACGTGGATAAGTGCACTACAtgtatttgttttaaaaaataatgcatcaattttttttttatggaagtcataatttaaaatatatttattcctaTTCTTACGATTGATATATTGTGGATGTTTCCTAGACTAAAAAATTTTGCTTTTATttgcataaaaataaaatcatagatATAATTATTTAAACTAAAACTTATTTTAGTCTCCCATAAAATTAGATTAGATGTTTAATATTCTTTTaaagaataaaaatatataaactttagtatagataataaaatattatatatatatatatatatatatatataaagttattTTCTTGCACACCCttatatgggtgattgtgagtGACAGTTAACGTGGTGAGTTGACGTTGATAAAAATCCAGTATTTTAACTTTTTCAAAATGTGTGGGTATATTTTgactctctcttttccctttccttcatTTCCCGTAAttggttttcaaaatcaaagtctTAAAATTCTCTTCCCCTCTCATCCCACTCCTCCCTTCCCCTGCATCAGATCCTAGACCCAAGCCATCTTCTTTAGTGCAACTCGCGTGGAGTGAGTTAGGGTTTTTGTCCAATCTGTACTGCTCATCTCTCTCCTCTCCTATTTGTACTCATGTTTCTTAATGACACATTCCACGGAAGTTTATCAAGAGATGGAAGAATTACCATCACCACCCTTGTGCTGGTTATCTTCAAAATGGTGGTGTTGAAAGTAACGTCGATCAACGATgtgttggttttttttttaaaatcagcaCAAATATGGTGGTTTTATACTGAGTTTCTTTCAAAATCGAGCGACAGTACATTAGTGCTGGTACTGAAAGATTATGAGTACGTTGGTGGTAGTTTTTGAAAGAAAATCAGCTACGTGCCACTGTTCTTTAAATACCAGCACCAATGTGgcgttatttttttaatatcagCACTAACGTGGCGTTGTTCTTTCAATACCACCACCAACGTGTTGCTGTTGTTTCAATACTACCACCAAGTTGCTGCTATTATTTTAATACTAGCAGTAACGTGCTGTCATTCTTTCAATACCAGCACCAACGTGTTGTTGTTCTTTCAATACTAGCACCAATTTATTGTTGCTCTTAAAAATCCAGCACCAATGTGCTATTGTTCTTTGAAAATCAACACCAACATTGGTGTTGGTTTTCAAAGACCAACAGCATGTTGGTattaggtttttaaaatttttaaaaaataaccaaATACAATTATTTTGACTAATACATCCAAAGCAAGAAAATCATTGCTTAAGAAACTTTCAAATAGCATTTAAGCTCGACTTATATCTGTCCAATAACTGATATACTATTTGTTCTCCCGTTTATACTATTGCTCGATTATCTGAATCAGACATTCTACATTAATTGAAGAAAATCATTACTCAGCTATACATTCCCTAAGAAAATCATTAATGGAAGAAAATCATTCTAAGTAACTGATATACtatttaaagcatacaaattttTTCTAGGATACTTCAttagttttcttatttttctactATTGCTTATTCGTATACTAAATCTGGCTTCTCGTGCacattgattatagaatgaaaatgcATCTTCTAGTGATCGAAATTTCATCCCAGTTTGGGTTTTTGAAAATCATTACTTTAAAGGACATATAGATGGTCAATGGAATATGCAAATACAAagtgataaaataaaaaagacaagAGCACCTGGCGAAGTCAGAACTGAATGTAA
This genomic stretch from Zingiber officinale cultivar Zhangliang chromosome 7A, Zo_v1.1, whole genome shotgun sequence harbors:
- the LOC122001175 gene encoding UDP-galactose/UDP-glucose transporter 5B-like isoform X2, yielding MSELVGAGQMKDKRAFKCAIAVVGIMSTLLIYGILQEKIMRVPYGVNKEYFRYSLFLVFCNRIMTSAVSAGVLLASKKSLDPVAPMYKYCAISISNILTTTCQYEALKYVSFPVQTLAKCAKMIPVMASADITPYNTGRESTIWGISLMLGYLGFDGFTSTFQDKLFRGYDMEIHNQIFYTTVCSCLLSLSGLILQGHLLSAVDFMFQHQDCFYDVALLSTVATVSQFFISYTIRNFGALTFATIMTTRQLVSILLSCIWFAHPLSWEQMIGAGIVFGSIYTKSFMRSQTQKPQPTNSSTNNV
- the LOC122001175 gene encoding UDP-galactose/UDP-glucose transporter 5B-like isoform X1; the encoded protein is MSELVGAGQMKDKRAFKCAIAVVGIMSTLLIYGILQEKIMRVPYGVNKEYFRYSLFLVFCNRIMTSAVSAGVLLASKKSLDPVAPMYKYCAISISNILTTTCQYEALKYVSFPVQTLAKCAKMIPVMVWGTLIMQKKYNGNDYLFALFVTIGCAVFILYPASADITPYNTGRESTIWGISLMLGYLGFDGFTSTFQDKLFRGYDMEIHNQIFYTTVCSCLLSLSGLILQGHLLSAVDFMFQHQDCFYDVALLSTVATVSQFFISYTIRNFGALTFATIMTTRQLVSILLSCIWFAHPLSWEQMIGAGIVFGSIYTKSFMRSQTQKPQPTNSSTNNV
- the LOC122001175 gene encoding UDP-galactose/UDP-glucose transporter 5B-like isoform X3 — translated: MSELVGAGQMKDKRAFKCAIAVVGIMSTLLIYGILQEKIMRVPYGVNKEYFRYSLFLVFCNRIMTSAVSAGVLLASKKSLDPVAPMYKYCAISISNILTTTCQYEALKYVSFPVQTLAKCAKMIPVMVWGTLIMQKKYNGNDYLFALFVTIGCAVFILYPASADITPYNTGRESTIWGISLMLGYLGFDGFTSTFQDKLFRGYDMEIHNQIFYTTVCSCLLSLSGLILQGHLLSAVDFMFQHQDCFYDVALLSTILLCAFQMFSGCDG